A single window of Candidatus Obscuribacterales bacterium DNA harbors:
- a CDS encoding L,D-transpeptidase family protein: protein MRLIKLVSMAAIATLSVGIWSAPALLHLPMAATPAQSDWISGWVDDLKNSNQRWILVDLSTQRLTAWEGGNPVYSVIISSGREGERTPTGVFWMQARYVSSRMQGEGYDIPDVPYAMYYDGN, encoded by the coding sequence ATGCGCCTAATCAAATTAGTTTCGATGGCCGCGATCGCTACCTTGTCGGTGGGGATTTGGAGTGCTCCAGCCTTACTCCATCTACCGATGGCCGCCACACCAGCCCAGAGCGACTGGATTTCTGGCTGGGTCGATGATCTGAAAAACTCTAATCAACGCTGGATTTTGGTTGATTTATCAACTCAGCGTTTGACAGCTTGGGAAGGTGGCAACCCAGTTTATAGCGTGATTATTTCCAGTGGGCGGGAGGGTGAACGTACCCCGACAGGCGTGTTTTGGATGCAGGCTCGGTATGTTTCATCCCGGATGCAGGGTGAGGGCTACGACATTCCTGATGTCCCCTATGCCATGTACTATGACGGCAACTA